From the Comamonas odontotermitis genome, one window contains:
- the ftsY gene encoding signal recognition particle-docking protein FtsY: MFSFFKKKSPAADAAPATADAAPVAEPTPAPTPAPAPLPVSPPAAEPAKPGWLRNALGMGGKAEAPTVLEQNTPSAPVQQAPIAPITIAPEPASDRGSWMNRLKSGLRKTGSSIATVFTGTKIDEQLYEELEEALLMADTGVKATQHLLDDLKQRVKDSKTTDPAAVKGLLADALADLLAPLEKPLVIGEHSPTVIMVAGVNGAGKTTSIGKLTKHLADAGQSVLLAAADTFRAAAREQLGVWATRNTVEIISQEGGDPAAVSFDAVTAGKARNKDVVLVDTAGRLPTQLHLMEELKKIKRVVSKADGTAPHEVLLVIDGNTGQNALNQVRAFDDALQLTGLIVTKLDGTAKGGVLAAIAQERPIPVYFIGVGEKVEDLETFSAKEFAQALLT, translated from the coding sequence ATGTTCAGTTTTTTCAAGAAAAAATCTCCTGCTGCCGACGCAGCACCTGCCACAGCTGATGCAGCGCCCGTTGCCGAGCCCACCCCGGCACCCACGCCCGCACCTGCGCCCCTGCCAGTATCTCCCCCTGCGGCAGAACCAGCCAAGCCCGGCTGGCTGCGCAATGCCCTGGGCATGGGCGGCAAGGCCGAGGCACCTACGGTCTTAGAGCAAAATACGCCATCAGCGCCCGTCCAGCAAGCGCCAATAGCTCCTATCACTATAGCACCCGAACCTGCGAGCGACCGTGGCAGCTGGATGAACCGGCTCAAAAGCGGCCTGCGCAAGACGGGTTCGAGCATTGCCACCGTCTTTACCGGCACCAAGATCGACGAGCAGCTGTACGAGGAGCTGGAAGAGGCCTTGCTGATGGCCGATACCGGCGTCAAGGCCACGCAACACCTGCTGGACGATCTGAAACAGCGCGTCAAGGACAGCAAGACCACCGATCCCGCAGCCGTCAAGGGGCTGCTGGCTGATGCACTGGCCGATCTTCTGGCACCGCTGGAAAAGCCGTTGGTCATTGGCGAGCACAGCCCCACGGTCATCATGGTCGCAGGCGTCAATGGCGCGGGCAAGACCACATCCATCGGCAAGCTGACCAAGCACCTGGCCGATGCAGGGCAGAGCGTGCTGCTGGCGGCGGCCGACACCTTCCGCGCCGCCGCGCGCGAGCAGTTGGGCGTCTGGGCCACGCGTAACACGGTCGAAATCATCAGCCAGGAAGGCGGCGACCCGGCAGCCGTCAGCTTTGACGCAGTGACCGCCGGCAAGGCGCGCAACAAGGATGTGGTGCTGGTCGACACCGCAGGCCGCCTGCCCACACAACTGCACCTGATGGAAGAGCTCAAGAAGATCAAGCGCGTGGTGAGCAAGGCCGATGGCACGGCGCCGCACGAGGTGCTGCTGGTGATCGACGGCAATACCGGCCAGAACGCGCTCAACCAGGTGCGGGCGTTTGACGACGCCCTGCAACTGACGGGCCTGATCGTGACCAAGCTCGACGGCACCGCCAAGGGCGGCGTGCTGGCCGCCATTGCGCAGGAACGCCCCATTCCCGTGTACTTCATCGGCGTGGGCGAAAAGGTCGAAGACCTGGAAACCTTCAGCGCCAAGGAATTTGCCCAGGCCCTGCTGACCTGA
- a CDS encoding M16 family metallopeptidase, producing MKRSFTLLAVMASLGSGASLALATSPPPVPVITQNAAGAQQFTLSNGMTLIVQPDKRAPTAVHMVWVRVGSMDEVDGRSGLAHVLEHMMFKGTPTVPPGDFSRKVAALGGQENAFTNRDYTGYYQQIPAGKLEDVMRLESDRFAHNQWPDSEFKKEIEVIKEERRMRTDDNPRSSLMEQLNAATWQASPYHRPVVGWMGDLDSMQPDDARDFHKAWYVPENAAVVIAGDVDVEKVRQLAEKYYGSIPKQALPERKPRPEPLQKGMRRVDFKAPAEQAYVLMSFKVPDLRNIVAPQASDKDAMALLMLSSVLSGYDGARLDRRLTQGPARVADAAFSGASVVARGPSTFMLGGVPSQGKTAKEVEDALRAEVARVAKEGVSEAELARVRTQWQASTVYERDSVFGQANDLGSNWVLGLPLDTNDRLLALLKTVTPAQVKDVAARYFGDDQMTVATLLPQPLTDADRAAQKRSAGQGKDGAVH from the coding sequence ATGAAACGTTCCTTCACTTTGCTGGCCGTGATGGCCTCCTTGGGCAGCGGGGCATCGCTCGCGCTGGCCACGTCGCCGCCTCCGGTGCCCGTGATCACCCAGAACGCCGCCGGTGCGCAGCAGTTCACCCTCTCCAACGGCATGACGCTGATCGTGCAGCCGGACAAGCGCGCGCCGACGGCCGTGCACATGGTCTGGGTGCGTGTGGGCAGCATGGACGAGGTCGATGGCCGCTCGGGTCTCGCCCACGTGCTGGAGCACATGATGTTCAAGGGCACGCCCACGGTGCCGCCGGGAGATTTCTCGCGCAAGGTGGCGGCGCTGGGCGGGCAGGAAAATGCCTTCACCAACCGCGACTACACCGGTTACTACCAGCAGATTCCGGCTGGCAAGCTCGAAGACGTGATGCGCCTCGAATCCGACCGGTTTGCCCATAACCAGTGGCCCGACAGCGAATTCAAGAAAGAGATCGAAGTCATCAAGGAAGAGCGCCGCATGCGCACCGATGACAACCCGCGCTCCAGCCTGATGGAGCAGCTCAACGCCGCCACCTGGCAGGCATCGCCCTACCACCGCCCCGTGGTGGGCTGGATGGGTGACCTCGATTCGATGCAACCCGATGACGCCCGTGATTTCCACAAGGCCTGGTATGTGCCGGAGAACGCGGCGGTTGTGATCGCAGGCGATGTGGATGTCGAAAAAGTGCGCCAGCTGGCCGAAAAATACTACGGCAGCATCCCCAAGCAGGCCCTGCCAGAGCGCAAGCCCCGCCCCGAGCCACTGCAAAAAGGCATGCGCCGGGTCGATTTCAAGGCGCCCGCCGAGCAGGCCTATGTGCTGATGAGCTTCAAGGTGCCCGATCTGCGCAATATCGTGGCGCCCCAGGCAAGCGACAAGGATGCGATGGCGCTGCTGATGCTGTCGTCGGTGCTGAGTGGCTACGACGGCGCGCGTCTCGACCGCCGCCTGACGCAAGGCCCGGCGCGTGTGGCGGATGCCGCCTTCAGCGGCGCGAGCGTGGTGGCGCGCGGGCCGTCCACCTTCATGCTGGGTGGTGTGCCATCGCAGGGCAAGACTGCCAAGGAGGTGGAAGATGCGCTGCGCGCCGAAGTGGCGCGCGTGGCCAAGGAAGGCGTAAGCGAGGCCGAGCTGGCGCGCGTGCGCACGCAATGGCAGGCATCGACCGTGTATGAGCGCGACTCCGTGTTCGGCCAGGCCAATGACCTGGGCTCGAACTGGGTCCTGGGCCTGCCGCTCGACACCAATGACCGCCTACTCGCCCTGCTCAAGACGGTGACCCCCGCGCAGGTCAAGGATGTGGCGGCGCGTTACTTTGGCGACGACCAGATGACCGTGGCCACCTTGCTGCCCCAGCCCTTGACCGATGCCGACCGCGCTGCCCAGAAGCGCAGCGCCGGGCAAGGCAAGGATGGTGCGGTGCACTGA